From Ipomoea triloba cultivar NCNSP0323 chromosome 5, ASM357664v1, the proteins below share one genomic window:
- the LOC116020473 gene encoding transcription factor bHLH18-like — MEDSSISWFPELGKVDDYYDFVDGFIAQNSVTTQETQEEVQKRSSQSPESYTSDYSIFVPKSNGNNHVSGTTICFGGGSTSPESLDFQADGGFERPVKRLKVNDKKSSSFRVLTGSTKGDDDVRRRCSVAHEHVVAERKRRENLTRKFIALSAILPGLKKVDKASVLEEAIKHLKELKERVNQLEVQGKKTRYEESVVVVKTSLPNIPPDDEDHSRSSDECRSSDEASPEIEVRFSGDNILIRLHCTKKRGKTLSFFLREVEMLHLTVVNSFMTPFGKHAMDFTLVAQMDENFCMKPKDVVKHLQCITRS, encoded by the exons ATGGAGGATTCATCAATAAGTTGGTTCCCAGAACTG GGAAAAGTTGAtgattattatgattttgttgatggCTTCATTGCTCAAAATTCAGTCACAACACAAGAAACACAAGAAGAGGTTCAAAAACGATCATCACAGTCTCCAGAAAGCTATACTTCTGATTATTCTATTTTCGTCCCAAAAAGTAATGGAAATAATCATGTCTCCGGCACCACCATTTGTTTCGGCGGCGGCAGTACGTCGCCGGAAAGTTTGGATTTTCAGGCTGACGGCGGCTTTGAACGACCGGTGAAACGGCTCAAGGTTAATGACAAGAAAAGTTCCAGTTTTCGTGTCCTTACGGGGAGTACTAAGGGCGATGATGATGTCAGACGACGTTGTTCGGTTGCCCATGAGCACGTTGTTGCAGAGAGAAAGCGCAGGGAAAATCTCACCCGGAAGTTCATTGCTCTTTCCGCCATTCTTCCCGGACTTAAAAAG GTGGATAAGGCATCTGTTCTTGAAGAAGCGATAAAGCATCTGAAGGAGCTTAAAGAAAGGGTGAATCAACTGGAGGTACAAGGGAAGAAGACAAGGTACGAGGAATCTGTCGTGGTCGTCAAAACATCTCTGCCGAATATTCCCCCTGACGACGAAGACCACTCGCGCTCCTCGGACGAGTGTCGTAGCTCCGACGAGGCATCGCCGGAAATTGAAGTTCGATTCTCCGGCGACAATATTCTGATCAGACTGCACTGCACCAAGAAGCGCGGGAAAACCTTGTCTTTCTTCCTGAGAGAAGTGGAGATGCTTCATCTCACTGTTGTGAACAGTTTCATGACGCCTTTCGGAAAACACGCCATGGATTTTACCTTGGTTGCCCAG ATGGATGAGAATTTCTGCATGAAACCGAAGGATGTGGTGAAGCATCTGCAGTGCATTACTCGTAGCTAG
- the LOC116020720 gene encoding transcription factor bHLH25-like — MMNLSQACFSGMGMDDLSFLDQFQILQSIEQELADVLCSSSPEEGSPPPAEATTSHLGEDDRPLKQLKIHHHPIVDVNVNQPEQSQELIASNASAEQETEPPETTTKKAKKSGRRGRPPTHTYDHIMAERKRRELLSGQFLALSTIVPGLRKMDKTSVLGDTIKYLKQIQERVKTLEEESSKRTMESVVFVKKSQVSFDDNEEMSSGENGNSDEQPLPEIETRLCDDHILLRIYCERQKGIIGKIFSEVEKLNLAVVNSSVARFGSLALDITIIVEMEKEFDLPMKHIAKILRSAIQHATQTS, encoded by the exons ATGATGAATCTTTCCCAGGCTTGTTTTTCTGGAATG GGAATGGACGATCTGTCATTCCTGGATCAGTTCCAAATCTTGCAGTCGATTGAGCAAGAACTTGCGGATGTCCTTTGCTCTTCTTCGCCGGAGGAGGGGTCGCCGCCGCCAGCGGAGGCGACGACCAGCCATCTCGGAGAAGATGACAGGCCGCTAAAACAACTCAAGATCCACCATCATCCTATCGTTGACGTTAACGTTAACCAGCCGGAGCAGAGTCAAGAACTGATCGCCAGTAACGCGAGCGCCGAGCAGGAAACGGAGCCGCCGGAGACGACGACGAAAAAGGCGAAAAAATCCGGTAGGCGTGGCCGGCCACCTACCCATACGTATGATCATATAATGGCGGAGAGGAAACGGCGAGAGCTTCTTAGCGGTCAATTTCTAGCGTTGTCAACCATAGTCCCCGGCCTCAGAAAG ATGGATAAAACATCGGTCCTCGGAGATACGATCAAGTATTTGAAACAAATACAAGAACGTGTGAAGACATTGGAGGAAGAATCGAGCAAGCGAACCATGGAATCGGTTGTTTTCGTCAAGAAGTCCCAGGTATCATTCGACGACAACGAGGAAATGTCGTCCGGCGAAAATGGGAACTCCGATGAGCAGCCGCTGCCGGAGATTGAGACGCGGTTGTGTGACGATCACATTCTACTAAGAATATACTGTGAACGGCAAAAAGGGATAATcggaaaaatattttccgaggtGGAGAAGCTTAACCTAGCTGTGGTAAACTCGAGCGTGGCACGTTTTGGAAGCTTGGCTCTTGATATCACTATTATCGTCGAG ATGGAGAAAGAGTTTGACTTGCCGATGAAACATATTGCAAAGATACTTCGCTCGGCAATCCAACATGCTACACAAACATCCTAA
- the LOC116019452 gene encoding transcription factor bHLH25-like, producing the protein MDVSPTSCFSEKDFDDLFFNGENEIMNTIEELAAALGEDLPNASSTSLESVDSALTGKRSPSPSPGPNVVETQERVPKQRKLHHGVHGKPDPTADPSPSSSTPFILSFGYPNNGFPQKGEEEIILETLNPEISVTVDNRKKINGGRASKLPSNTYDHIMAERKRRQLLSQQFQDLSTIVPGLKKMDKTSVLGDTIKYLRNLQDRVKNLEEQASKQTINSNVYVRRSQMLIEDEGSSYEDSGSGEQSLPEIETRVSDKHILLRIYCEKHRGVLSNIFTEVDKFNLSVTNTSVSHFGNLALDITIIAEMEKEKDFSVKDLVKGIRTSLQHATRASKKSK; encoded by the exons ATGGATGTTTCACCAACCTCTTGCTTCTCCGAGAAG GATTTTGACGATCTATTTTTCAACGGTGAGAATGAGATTATGAACACCATTGAGGAGTTAGCGGCGGCACTCGGGGAAGATTTGCCGAACGCGTCGTCAACGTCGTTGGAAAGCGTTGACTCGGCGTTGACCGGCAAGCGCAGCCCGAGCCCGAGCCCGGGCCCGAATGTTGTTGAAACTCAGGAAAGGGTTCCGAAGCAGCGGAAGCTTCATCACGGCGTCCATGGAAAGCCCGACCCGACGGCGGATCCCAGCCCGTCTTCGTCTACCCCGTTCATCCTCTCCTTCGGTTACCCCAATAACGGCTTTCCGcaaaaaggggaagaagaaaTCATATTAGAAACCTTAAACCCTGAAATCTCGGTAACCGTCGACAACAGAAAGAAGATCAACGGCGGCCGTGCCTCGAAGCTGCCGTCGAACACCTACGATCACATCATGGCGGAGAGAAAGCGCCGGCAGCTTCTCAGCCAACAATTCCAAGACCTCTCCACCATCGTCCCCGGCCTCAAAAAG ATGGATAAAACCTCGGTGCTGGGGGATACGATAAAATACTTGAGAAATCTACAGGACCGAGTTAAGAATCTAGAGGAGCAAGCCAGCAAACAGACAATAAACTCGAACGTATACGTTCGGAGATCGCAGATGTTAATCGAGGACGAAGGATCCTCGTACGAAGACAGCGGCTCCGGCGAGCAATCGCTGCCGGAGATCGAAACCCGAGTGAGCGACAAACACATTCTTTTGCGGATTTACTGCGAGAAACACAGAGGTGTTCTCTCCAACATTTTCACTGAGGTTGATAAGTTTAACCTTAGTGTAACTAACACCAGCGTTTCACATTTTGGGAACCTGGCACTCGACATCACCATTATTGCCGAG ATGGAAAAGGAGAAGGATTTCTCAGTAAAAGATCTGGTGAAAGGAATACGTACAAGTCTGCAACATGCAACACGGGCATCTAAGAAGTCAAAATAA
- the LOC116021276 gene encoding transcription factor NAI1-like: MDLSSAEWFGQEIDEWQMMNATFDDFAVFSPETVSFPSSAGYCSPPFPPLSSSNGFQTVVENPAGAVNRVQEASSSSSIISFANSDLPWASQHLANCNPKGASVKTEMVFTSGSCVADGRKDMIGFGGAGAVKKGAAVRNAVQAQDHVMAERRRREKLTQCFIALSSLVPGLKKLDKASVLGAAIKHIKDLKERVETLEENAKRHAEEPLPATAAVKRVRLCGSDDDSSYSSDENSDASTEMSLPEIEVRSSDQNMLIRVHCKKHNGVIKEIFSDLEKMQLSILSSSVMPFGKTTTHITIIAQMDHKFCMAAKDVASTIRMTILKLLGCEESSSPF, encoded by the exons atgGATCTTTCATCTGCAGAATGGTTTGGTCAGGAGATAGATGAGTGGCAAATGATGAACGCAACATTTGACGATTTTGCCGTCTTCTCTCCTGAAACGGTGTCGTTTCCATCCTCCGCCGGGTACTGTTCGCCGCCTTTTCCGCCGTTATCGTCTAGTAACGGTTTTCAGACGGTGGTTGAGAACCCGGCGGGGGCTGTGAACCGGGTTCAGGAGGCTTCTTCGTCGTCCAGTATTATATCTTTTGCAAACTCTGATTTGCCGTGGGCTAGTCAGCATTTGGCTAATTGTAATCCCAAAGGCGCCTCGGTGAAGACGGAGATGGTTTTCACGTCTGGGAGTTGTGTCGCGGATGGTCGGAAGGACATGATTGGGTTTGGCGGCGCCGGCGCTGTCAAGAAGGGTGCGGCGGTTAGGAACGCTGTACAAGCTCAAGATCATGTGATGGctgagagaagaagaagagaaaagctCACACAATGCTTCATTGCTTTATCTTCCCTCGTTCCTGGCCTAAAGAAG TTAGACAAGGCATCGGTGCTTGGAGCGGCCATTAAGCACATAAAGGATCTGAAAGAACGTGTGGAAACGTTGGAGGAAAACGCCAAGAGACACGCCGAAGAACCACTACCTGCGACGGCGGCCGTGAAGAGAGTGCGGCTGTGTGGCAGCGACGATGATAGCAGCTATTCATCGGACGAAAACTCGGACGCCAGCACGGAGATGTCGTTGCCGGAGATCGAAGTGCGATCCTCGGATCAGAATATGCTAATTAGGGTTCACTGCAAGAAGCACAACGGGGTGATTAAGGAAATCTTTAGCGATTTAGAAAAGATGCAACTAAGCATCCTTAGCAGCAGTGTAATGCCTTTCGGCAAAACCACAACACACATCACCATTATTGCTCAG ATGGATCATAAATTTTGCATGGCAGCTAAGGATGTGGCAAGCACCATACGGATGACCATATTGAAGCTCTTAGGCTGTGAGGAATCGAGTTCCCCCTTTtaa